A single Triticum dicoccoides isolate Atlit2015 ecotype Zavitan chromosome 2A, WEW_v2.0, whole genome shotgun sequence DNA region contains:
- the LOC119358225 gene encoding uncharacterized protein LOC119358225: MDWLAKNQANIDCQRKRVIIQVPGQRKIIYQAKHKTFDCSFSMNLEVKEKDIKEIPVVRNFPDVFPSELPGLPPDREMEFSIDLTSGTAPISKSPYRMSPAELKELKRQIKELIKDGDIPKTVFRTRYGHYEYVVMPFGLTNAPAAFMDLMNRVFRPFLDQFVVVFIDDILIYSKTEEEHAQHLEIVFQTLRKHKLYAKLKKCDFWLNKVTFLGHIISGEGISPDPTKIQAIVDWKRPTTVTEIRSFLGLAGYYRRFIEGFAQLAAPLTHLTRKGTKFIWDEKCEENFQELKRRLVTAPVLAVPISGIGFTIFCDALKIGLGCVLMQNNKVIAYASRQLKTHEKNYPTHDLELGAVIFALKIWRHYLYGERCEIYTDHKSLKYIFTQKELNMRQRRWLELLKDYDININYHPGSGKKLNFSTAYHPQSDGQSERVIQILEDMLRASVLDFKEKWDESLPLNGSWNYELLNEYFVDADVQEIAKIRASPRLEEDVIAWGPGKHGVFTVKSAYTLAFEEAHLATDRKHKIGFEVGSRCPVCGREEEDNFHPFVNCQFGRDLYLAMAKVWMIPEIESIEHNGKEWLLHVLEPLNDVGRMMVLMIFWRSWFVRNEVVHCKPAPSMEASIRFLRSYVDSLIGIKLYPRADPAKGKSPIVYEKLVPAEGVISAPEEKRWRPLELGWIKLNTDGSFSMAEMP; this comes from the exons ATGGATTGGCTGGCTAAGAATCAAGCGAACATAGACTGTCAGAGAAAGCGAGTGATAATTCAGGTGCCTGGTCAGCGTAAAATCATTTATCAAGCGAAGCATAAAACTTTTGACTGCTCATTTAGCATGAATTTAGAAGTGAAAGAAAAGGATATCAAAGAAATACCAGTCGTACGAAATTTTCCTGATGTTTTTCCAAGTGAATTACCTGGATTACCACCGGACCGAGAAATGGAATTTAGTATAGACTTGACTTCGGGTACTGCTCCTATCTCAAAGAGTCCGTACAGAATGTCACCTGCTGAACTAAAGGAGTTGAAGAGGCAGATTAAGGAGCT AATAAAGGATGGAGATATTCCAAAAACAGTGTTCCGCACAAGATATGGACATTATGAGTATGTTGTTATGCCATTCGGATTAACAAATGCTCCTGCGGCCTTCATGGATTTGATGAACCGAGTGTTCAGACCATTTTTGGATCAGTTTGTAGTTGTATTTATTGATGATATTTTGATTTATTCAAAGACAGAAGAAGAGCATGCTCAACACCTAGAAATAGTTTTTCAGACATTAAGGAAGCATAAATTATATGCAAAACTGAAGAAATGTGATTTCTGGTTAAATAAGGTGACTTTTCTAGGACACATTATTTCAGGGGAAGGAATATCACCAGATCCAACAAAAATTCAGGCAATAGTAGATTGGAAGAGGCCAACCACCGTTACAGAAATAAGAAGTTTCTTGGGATTAGCAGGTTATTACAGAAGATTTATTGAAGGCTTTGCACAGCTAGCAGCACCTTTGACACATCTCACGCGCAAAGGGACAAAGTTTATTTGGGAtgaaaaatgtgaagaaaacttccAAGAATTAAAGCGACGATTGGTGACGGCCCCTGTTTTAGCAGTGCCAATCAGTGGAATTGGATTTACTATATTCTGTGATGCTTTAAAAATAGGCTTGGGTTGTGTGCTTATGCAAAACAATaaggtaattgcttatgcttctcgaCAGCTAAAGACACATGAGAAAAATTATccgactcatgatttggaattgggtgCTGTCATCTTTGCATTAAAAATATGGAGGCATTATTTGTATGGAGAACGCTGTGAAATTTATACAGATCATAAGAGCCTGAAATACATATTCACCCAGAAGGAATTAAACATGCGACAACGAAGGTGGTTAGAGTTACTTAAGGATTATGATATCAACATAAATTACCATCCAG GCAGTGGGAAAAAGTTAAATTTTAGTACGGCATATCATCCTCAATCCGATGGACAGTCAGAACGAGTTATACAAATATTGGAGGATATGCTGCGAGCAAGTGTGTTAGACTTCAAGGAAAAATGGGATGAATCACTTCCTCTG AACGGTTCCTGGAACTATGAGCTGTTGAATGAATATTTTGTCGATGCAGATGTACAAGAGATCGCGAAGATCAGAGCATCTCCGAGGCTGGAGGAAGATGTGATCGCATGGGGACCAGGTAAACATGGTGTGTTCACTGTTAAATCGGCCTACACTCTGGCCTTTGAGGAAGCACACCTGGCGACGGAT AGGAAACACAAAATCGGGTTCGAGGTTGGGAGCAGGTGTCCAGTTTGTGGGAGGGAGGAAGAAGATAACTTTCACCCCTTCGTCAACTGCCAGTTTGGTCGAGACTTGTATCTCGCTATGGCTAAGGTATGGATGATCCCGGAGATAGAATCTATAGAGCATAATGGGAAGGAGTGGCTGCTTCATGTTCTAGAGCCGTTGAATGATGTGGGGCGAATGATGGTTTTGATGATATTTTGGAGGAGTTGGTTTGTCCGGAATGAAGTGGTGCACTGCAAGCCTGCACCATCTATGGAGGCCTCTATTCGTTTCTTGCGAAGCTACGTTGATTCCCTGATTGGAATTAAGCTTTACCCACGAGCAGATCCA
- the LOC119352102 gene encoding outer spore wall assembly protein SHE10-like, whose translation MDEYTIFHLNFVSILEEVAEHFHLEPPVVSTVKRFEGDGYQGAVHLQLTPDDDNSYKTIYGYGEDAKDAGNLAAREALKFLHFSVNFALVDLHMYEYWEVLLTLVQKEQQHHIEMTQLNQFHEACRQHELEYLEQEHDDCVYEIKHDLNLQIEDRDRWLKIKEHKSKKLKLERDQLEELTNKQESKIMELMTENRSLREKLAEKLQAHE comes from the coding sequence ATGGATGAGTATACAATCTTCCATCTCAACTTTGTGAGCATATTAGAGGAGGTAGCTGAACATTTCCATTTGGAGCCGCCGGTAGTGTCGACAGTGAAGCGTTTTGAGGGCGATGGGTACCAAGGTGCAGTACATTTGCAGCTCACCCCAGATGATGATAATTCTTATAAGACCATCTATGGGTATGGTGAAGATGCTAAAGATGCTGGCAACCTTGCTGCACGGGAAGCACTCAAGTTTCTTCATTTTTCTGTTAACTTTGCTTTGGTGGACCTGCATATGTATGAGTACTGGgaggtactactaactctagtgcaGAAGGAGCAGCAACACCACATAGAGATGACACAACTAAACCAGTTTCATGAGGCTTGCCGGCAGCATGAGTTAGAgtatcttgagcaagaacatgatgaCTGTGTTTATGAGATCAAGCATGACCTCAACCTCCAGATAGAGGACAGGGATCGTTGGCTCAAAATAAAAGAACACAAGAGTAAGAAACTGAAGCTGGAGCGTGATCAGTTGGAGGAGTTGACCAACAAGCAGGAGAGTAAAATCATGGAGCTAATGACAGAGAACAGAAGCCTCCGTGAGAAGCTGGCGGAAAAGCTACAGGCGCATGAATAG
- the LOC119356687 gene encoding agmatine coumaroyltransferase-1-like, producing the protein MKITVHSSKAVKPEYGACGVAPGCTADVVPLTVLDKANFDTYISVIYAFHAPAPPNDVLEAGLARALVDYREWAGQLGVDANGERVILLNDAGARFVEATADVALDSVMPLKPTPEVLSLHPSGDDGPEELMLIQVTRFSCGSLVVGFTTQHIVSDGRSTGNFFVAWSQATRGAAVDPVPVHDRASFFHPLEPLHVEYEHRGVEFKPYEKVHDDVVRADGDDDEVVVNKVHFSREFISRLKAQASAGAPRPCSTLQCVVAHLWRTMTMARGLDGGESTSVAIAVDGRARMSPQVPDGYTGNVILWARPTTTAGELVARPLKHAVELISREVARINDGYFKSFIDFANSGAVEKERLAATADAAEMVLSPNIEVDSWLRIPFYDMDFGGGRPFFFMPSYLPVEGLLILLPSFLGDGSVDAYVPLFSRDMNTFKNCCYTLD; encoded by the coding sequence ATGAAGATCACCGTGCACTCGTCCAAGGCCGTCAAGCCCGAGTACGGCGCCTGCGGCGTCGCTCCAGGCTGCACCGCCGACGTCGTCCCGCTCACCGTGCTCGACAAGGCCAACTTCGACACGTACATCTCCGTCATCTATGCCTTCCACGCACCGGCGCCGCCCAATGACGTCCTCGAGGCCGGGCTGGCCAGGGCGTTGGTGGACTACCGCGAGTGGGCCGGCCAGCTCGGCGTGGACGCCAACGGCGAACGCGTTATCCTGCTCAACGACGCCGGCGCGCGTTTCGTGGAGGCGACGGCCGACGTGGCGCTCGACAGCGTCATGCCGCTCAAGCCCACGCCGGAGGTGCTCAGCCTGCACCCCAGCGGCGATGACGGCCCCGAGGAGCTCATGCTGATCCAGGTCACGCGCTTCTCGTGCGGGTCGCTCGTCGTGGGGTTCACCACGCAGCACATCGTGTCCGACGGCCGCTCCACCGGCAACTTCTTCGTCGCCTGGAGCCAGGCCACCCGcggcgccgccgtcgaccccgtccCGGTGCACGACCGCGCTTCCTTCTTCCATCCCCTCGAACCGCTGCACGTCGAGTACGAGCACCGTGGCGTCGAGTTCAAGCCCTACGAAAAGGTGCACGACGACGTTGTCCGTgcggacggcgacgacgacgaggtggTGGTGAACAAGGTGCACTTTAGCCGGGAGTTCATCTCCAGGCTCAAGGCGCAGGCGTCGGCGGGCGCGCCCAGGCCGTGCAGCACCCTGCAGTGCGTGGTGGCGCACCTGTGGCGGACCATGACGATGGCGCGCGGGCTCGACGGCGGGGAGAGCACCAGCGTCGCCATCGCGGTGGACGGGAGAGCGCGGATGAGCCCGCAGGTGCCGGACGGATACACCGGTAACGTCATCCTCTGGGCGCGGCCCACCACGACGGCGGGTGAACTCGTGGCCAGGCCGTTGAAGCACGCGGTGGAGCTCATCAGCCGGGAGGTGGCCCGTATCAACGACGGCTACTTCAAGTCCTTCATCGACTTCGCCAACTCGGGCGCGGTGGAGAAGGAGCGGCTGGCGGCGACGGCGGACGCGGCTGAGATGGTGCTGAGCCCCAACATCGAGGTCGACAGCTGGCTGCGGATCCCGTTCTACGACATGGACTTCGGCGGCGGCCGGCCCTTCTTCTTCATGCCCAGCTACCTGCCGGTGGAGGGCCTGCTCATCCTGCTGCCCTCCTTCTTGGGCGACGGCAGCGTGGACGCCTACGTGCCACTCTTTAGCCGCGACATGAACACCTTCAAGAACTGCTGCTACACCCTCGACTAG